Proteins encoded by one window of Arachis ipaensis cultivar K30076 chromosome B04, Araip1.1, whole genome shotgun sequence:
- the LOC107638495 gene encoding uncharacterized protein LOC107638495 isoform X6 produces the protein MTSSASVSHLHNSLCETAGTGAAEPNHQQHDGEDVVLMKDEIPSDFRSVSSEDVNAGFTDTNVLETQPCSSSVSTSAGLQNKTVNGSVMAESNPNHSGLANPNSSDFATRNSYLTRTLLQAAADVERLNKTLRSNSKAGSLPRTCNNKGKYSSITNQRCHTFSPSNNRTNDSPAFSYQRCHTFSPSNNRTNGSPAFSSANYRANSIASVSSVNDRHALPPAMNRTNEIVSTVNDRSLLLDKSRSGEYEMPTPLTRGPRGSYIGFPLQSSTTKNDFAITICRDRYNLPDFQTEYETAKFYVIKSFNEDDIHKSIKYDVWTSTSYGNKKLNDAFRSAEAKSIQTGTKCPVFLFFSVNASRQFVGVAEMLGPVDFNKDMKFWKLYKYNGFFPIRWHIIKDVPNTQFCHIRIIVENENRDVTYTRDTQELLEDQNNIEASLSLQSQDRKDMAKYCQSRREEYRNAIKWY, from the exons ATGACCAGCAGTGCCTCCGTCTCTCACCTCCACAACT CTTTGTGTGAGACAGCAGGAACAGGAGCAGCAGAACCTAACCACCAGCAACATGATGGGGAAGATGTG GTCTTAATGAAAGATGAAATCCCATCTGATTTCAGATCAGTGAGCTCTGAAGATGTCAATGCTGGTTTCACAG ATACAAACGTATTAGAAActcaaccttgtagttcatcagTCTCAACATCTGCTGGTCTGCAAAACAAAACAGTCAATGGTTCAGTAATGGCAGAAAGTAACCCAAATCATTCTGGTTTAGCGAATCCAAATAGCTCTGACTTTGCAACTAGAAATAGCTATTTGACTAGAACATTATTGCAGGCTGCAGCGGATGTTGAAAGGTTAAATAAG ACTTTGCGTTCTAATTCTAAAGCAGGCAGTCTTCCAAGGACCTGCAATAATAAGGGAAAATATTCGTCGATCACCAACCAAAGATGCCATACCTTCTCCCCTTCCAACAATAGGACAAATGACAGCCCTGCTTTCTCCTACCAAAGATGCCATACCTTCTCCCCTTCCAACAATAGGACAAATGGCAGCCCTGCTTTCTCCTCTGCCAACTACAGGGCAAATAGTATAGCATCTGTATCTAGTGTGAATGATAGGCATGCCTTACCCCCTGCAATGAACAGGACAAATGAGATAGTATCTACTGTAAATGATAGATCTTTATTGTTAGACAAATCGAGAAGTGGAGAATATGAAATGCCAACGCCACTAACTCGAGGTCCTCGGGGTAGTTACATTGGTTTTCCCCTACAATCTTCAACTACTAAGAATGACTTTGCAATCACAATATGCAGAGATAGATATAACCTTCCAGATTTCCAAACTGAATATGAAACTGCTAAATTTTATGTCATTAAATCTTTCAATGAAGATGACATTCATAAGAGCATTAAATATGATGTTTGGACTAGCACCTCATATGGAAATAAGAAGTTGAACGATGCATTCCGTAGTGCAGAAGCTAAATCGATCCAGACAGGGACAAAGTGTCCAGTCTTCCTTTTCTTCTCG gtgaATGCTAGCCGGCAGTTTGTTGGAGTAGCTGAGATGCTTGGACCAGTGGACTTCAACAAAGACATGAAGTTTTGGAAACTTTACAAATACAATGGATTCTTCCCAATTAGGTGGCATATAATAAAGGATGTTCCCAACACTCAATTTTGTCACATTCGTATCATCGTTGAAAACGAGAACAGGGACGTAACTTACACTAGGGACACACAAGAG CTATTGGAGGATCAGAACAATATCGAAGCAAGCCTAAGCTTACAATCCCAGGACCGGAAGGATATGG CAAAATACTGCCAAAGCAGGAGAGAAGAATATAGGAATGCAATCAAGTGGTACTAA
- the LOC107638495 gene encoding uncharacterized protein LOC107638495 isoform X7 yields the protein MTSSASVSHLHNSLCETAGTGAAEPNHQQHDGEDVVLMKDEIPSDFRSVSSEDVNAGFTDTNVLETQPCSSSVSTSAGLQNKTVNGSVMAESNPNHSGLANPNSSDFATRNSYLTRTLLQAAADVERLNKTLRSNSKAGSLPRTCNNKGKYSSITNQRCHTFSPSNNRTNDSPAFSYQRCHTFSPSNNRTNGSPAFSSANYRANSIASVSSVNDRHALPPAMNRTNEIVSTVNDRSLLLDKSRSGEYEMPTPLTRGPRGSYIGFPLQSSTTKNDFAITICRDRYNLPDFQTEYETAKFYVIKSFNEDDIHKSIKYDVWTSTSYGNKKLNDAFRSAEAKSIQTGTKCPVFLFFSVNASRQFVGVAEMLGPVDFNKDMKFWKLYKYNGFFPIRWHIIKDVPNTQFCHIRIIVENENRDVTYTRDTQELLEDQNNIEASLSLQSQDRKDMEYCQSRREEYRNAIKWY from the exons ATGACCAGCAGTGCCTCCGTCTCTCACCTCCACAACT CTTTGTGTGAGACAGCAGGAACAGGAGCAGCAGAACCTAACCACCAGCAACATGATGGGGAAGATGTG GTCTTAATGAAAGATGAAATCCCATCTGATTTCAGATCAGTGAGCTCTGAAGATGTCAATGCTGGTTTCACAG ATACAAACGTATTAGAAActcaaccttgtagttcatcagTCTCAACATCTGCTGGTCTGCAAAACAAAACAGTCAATGGTTCAGTAATGGCAGAAAGTAACCCAAATCATTCTGGTTTAGCGAATCCAAATAGCTCTGACTTTGCAACTAGAAATAGCTATTTGACTAGAACATTATTGCAGGCTGCAGCGGATGTTGAAAGGTTAAATAAG ACTTTGCGTTCTAATTCTAAAGCAGGCAGTCTTCCAAGGACCTGCAATAATAAGGGAAAATATTCGTCGATCACCAACCAAAGATGCCATACCTTCTCCCCTTCCAACAATAGGACAAATGACAGCCCTGCTTTCTCCTACCAAAGATGCCATACCTTCTCCCCTTCCAACAATAGGACAAATGGCAGCCCTGCTTTCTCCTCTGCCAACTACAGGGCAAATAGTATAGCATCTGTATCTAGTGTGAATGATAGGCATGCCTTACCCCCTGCAATGAACAGGACAAATGAGATAGTATCTACTGTAAATGATAGATCTTTATTGTTAGACAAATCGAGAAGTGGAGAATATGAAATGCCAACGCCACTAACTCGAGGTCCTCGGGGTAGTTACATTGGTTTTCCCCTACAATCTTCAACTACTAAGAATGACTTTGCAATCACAATATGCAGAGATAGATATAACCTTCCAGATTTCCAAACTGAATATGAAACTGCTAAATTTTATGTCATTAAATCTTTCAATGAAGATGACATTCATAAGAGCATTAAATATGATGTTTGGACTAGCACCTCATATGGAAATAAGAAGTTGAACGATGCATTCCGTAGTGCAGAAGCTAAATCGATCCAGACAGGGACAAAGTGTCCAGTCTTCCTTTTCTTCTCG gtgaATGCTAGCCGGCAGTTTGTTGGAGTAGCTGAGATGCTTGGACCAGTGGACTTCAACAAAGACATGAAGTTTTGGAAACTTTACAAATACAATGGATTCTTCCCAATTAGGTGGCATATAATAAAGGATGTTCCCAACACTCAATTTTGTCACATTCGTATCATCGTTGAAAACGAGAACAGGGACGTAACTTACACTAGGGACACACAAGAG CTATTGGAGGATCAGAACAATATCGAAGCAAGCCTAAGCTTACAATCCCAGGACCGGAAGGATATGG AATACTGCCAAAGCAGGAGAGAAGAATATAGGAATGCAATCAAGTGGTACTAA